One genomic region from Diabrotica undecimpunctata isolate CICGRU chromosome 9, icDiaUnde3, whole genome shotgun sequence encodes:
- the LOC140450335 gene encoding 10 kDa heat shock protein, mitochondrial-like, whose protein sequence is MSAAAKIARAANIKKITPLLNRVLIKKAEAETHTEGGIILPDKTNVKVQRGTVVAVGPGIRTESGHIVPVNVNTGDEVILADYGGTKIELAKDEVYFMYRDHDILAKLTD, encoded by the coding sequence ATGTCTGCGGCAGCGAAAATAGCTAGAGCTGCAAATATTAAGAAGATAACACCTTTATTGAATCGAGTACTGATAAAAAAAGCAGAAGCAGAGACTCACACTGAGGGTGGTATTATATTACCTGACAAGACCAACGTAAAGGTGCAAAGAGGCACTGTCGTCGCCGTCGGTCCTGGAATTAGAACCGAAAGCGGACATATCGTGCCCGTTAATGTTAATACCGGAGATGAGGTGATTTTGGCTGATTATGGTGGTACCAAAATCGAGCTGGCTAAAGACGAGGTATATTTTATGTATAGAGATCATGACATTCTGGCAAAATTGACGGATTGA